Sequence from the Pseudomonas sp. 7SR1 genome:
TGGCGCCGACTGTGGTCACCGCTCGCAAGTAAGCGCACAGTTTGTAAGGCAAACTTAAAGTCTTACTTGAAGTTTGCCTCATAGCCGCTAGAATCCTTGATCATTGATTGATGGCAATCCGCCTGCGTCCCAGCAGGCGGATTTGTTTTCATGCCCCGGCAGGAAAAAGCCGCATCCAGATCAGGATCGTTCTGCATATGTCGACGTCGGCCCGCCTCGCTCCCCTTCTCCTGGCCGCGCTGCTCAGCGCATGCGCCAGTCGAACCCCGCCCCCTGCGCCTGTGCGTGCTCCGGTGGTATTCGCTCCCTCGCAACCCGTGTCCCCGGCCGCCGAAGACGTACTCTTCCGGGCGCTTGGCCTGGTGGGCACGCCTTATCGCTGGGGTGGCAACACACCGGATTCGGGTTTCGATTGCAGCGGCCTGATCGGTTATGTCTATCGCGACGCGGCCGGTATTTCCCTGCCACGTTCGACCCGCGAAATGATCGGCATGCGAGCCCCGGAAGTCGGTAAGGATGCGTTGCAGAGCGGGGATCTGGTTTTCTTCGCCACCAATGGCGGTTCCCAGGTCAGCCACGCCGGAATCTACGTCGGAGAGGGCCGTTTCGTGCATGCGCCGGCCACCGGTGGGACGGTCAAGCTCGATAGCCTGTCCAAGGCCTATTGGCAGAAGGCTTACCTGGGCGCCAAGCGTGTATTGCAGCCGGAGCATCTGGCACGCAATCCCTGACGTGGATTTTCAGGTCAGCGAAGACCTGTGGCGAGGGGATTTACCCCCGCTGGGCTGCAAAGCAGCCCCAAAGACAGCGGCTTGGATGCGATCGGCCTGAAAACTCCGCATTTCAAGCTCTAGGGCTGCTGCGCAGCCCCGCGGGGATAAATCCCCTCGCCACAGAAGAGTGCGATCAGCGCTATTGGGCAGACACCCGCCAGATCTTGTTCCCCACATCATCGGCTACCAGCAATCCACCCTGTTTGTCGATCACGACACCTACCGGGCGGCCCTGGGCTTTTTCGTCGGCGTTCAGGAAGCCGCTCAGCACATCGACAGGTTGCCCGACCGGCTTGCCAGCACTGAAGGGGACGAAAATCACTTTGTAGCCACTGTGGGGCTTGCGATTCCATGAGCCATGCTGCCCGATGAACGCTCCCTCGGTAAATGGCGCGGGGAGGTTGCTGCCCTCGGCGAAGGTCAGGCCCAGCGACGCGGTGTGAGGCCCGACGGCATAGTCCGGGGCTATGGCTTTGGCCACCAGGTCCGGTTTCTGGGGCTCGACCCGAGTATCGACATGCTGCCCGTAATAGCTGTAGGGCCAGCCATAGAAGCCGCCATCCTTGACCGAGGTGATGTAGTCCGGCACCAGGTCGCTGCCGATCTCGTCCCGTTCGTTCACCGCTGTCCACAGCGCTCCGCTGCGCGGCTCCCAGGCCAGGCCGTTGGGGTTGCGCAGGCCCGAGGCAAAGATGCGGTGGTTGCCGCTGGCGCGGTCCACTTCCCAGATGGCCGCACGACCTTCTTCAGCCTCCATGCCGTTCTCCGCGACGTTACTGTTCGAGCCGGTGGTGACGTACAGCTTGCTGCCGTCGCGGCTGGCGATGACGTTTTTGGTCCAGTGGTGGTTGAGCGTGCCGCCCGGCAAGTCGACGACCTTGGTGGGCTGCGCCTTGATTTGCGTGTCGCCGTCCTTGTAGGGAAAACGAATCAACCGGTCAGTGTCGGCCACGTACAGGTCATTGCCCACCAGGGTCATGCCGAACGGCGAGTTGAGGTTCTCCAGGAAAACCGTGCGGGTTTCGGCGATGCCGTCGTGATTGGCGTCACGCAGCAGTGTGATGCGATTGGGGCTTGGCACTCCGGCGCCGGCGCGACCCATGACCTTTTTCATCACCCAGCCGCGCACGCCCTTGGAATCGTCTGGCTTGGGCGGGGCATTGGTTTCGGCTACCAGCACATCGCCGTTGGGCAGCACATAGAGCCAGCGTGGATGATCCAGGCCTTCGGCGAAAGCCTTCACTTGCAGGCCCTGGGCCGGCGTCGGCTTGGCGCCGTCCGGCCAGCCGACAGCTTCGGCGATGTTCACGGTGGGGATCAGGGTCTTGTTCGGTTCCGGCAGCTTCGGCGATGGGCCGGTGCCATCGGACACTTGCAGCGTGGACGATTCGCCGCAAGCGACAAGCCCTGCGGCAAGGACAATGGTCAGGAGATGAGGCGGCTTGAGCATGCTGGCTTCCCTATGAATGCATGTGGTTATTCATAGAGAAGCGTAGACGCGCGATGGTTCCACCCGTCAGCCGTGGGCCTGCTTGAACAGCACGGCGATCCCCGGATGATAATGACCGGCCTCGTTGCGCAACTTGCGATAGGCGTAAGGGAAATACCAGGCCACGGCGCAGGTGTTTTCCTTCTGCAGTTCATCGACCATGTCCTGCAGCTCTTCGGGCGTGGTGCTTTGCTGGGCTTTTTGCGGCGCGACGAACAGGCAGCCCAGCTTCAGGTCGCTGGCGTAGCTGATGCGCTTGGCGTCGCTGGTGGCTTCGAGCAAGGGCTGGGTCAGGTTGAGGTTCTTGACCTTTGGCCAGCGCTGGGTGGCCTGGATGAAGGCGCGCTCATCCGTACCGGCAATGAACAGGTGGGCCCTGGCGTTGCGTTCGCCTTCTTCATTCTGCTTGCGGGTCGGGGCGTCCTGCAGCGTGACCATCTCGGCCATCCAGGCCGCTGCCGAGAGCAATCCCAGGTTGGCTTTTTCGTCGAACCAGTACGGCGTGTCGTTATCCCCGCGCACGGTGTTGTAGCGATCGATGCAGTCGAACCAGCGTTCGAGCATCGGGCGCAGGAACTCCAGTTTTGGATTGCTGATGATCATGCCTTGCATGCGTTGCCCCCTGTTGTTCTTGTGATATCGGGTGGTAATGTCCATTTGATATCATTTGCCGCAGCATGGCACAACATTGACGTCATTTTATTGATCCTGGCCAATAAGCGACGCCCGGCCCGCGGTGGCTTTAATTGACGCTCCTGCCCCAACCCTCTAACCTTCGCGGCTTGTTTCAGGTGCTTTGTGGCCGCAGGCCGACAAAGTGAAACAGGGAAGCCGGTGAGCCCATGCGAGCCCGGCGCTGCCCCCGCAACGGTAAATGAGTCAAGGCTGCCCATGAGCCACTGCGTCCAAGGACGTGGGAAGGCGGGTAGCCCGGCAGCACGCCGCTCATGAGCCCGGAGACCGGCCTGATCCATTCAACGGCGTCACGGTGGGCGATGCCAGGCTTGTTGCCGTCTCTTTTTGTGCCCGCCCGCCGTTATCCAGTCCCAACGGAGGCCTCCCCATGACCGGTTCCCCCATTTCCGATGCGTCCGATCGCGACGAACGTCACCTGGCGCGCATGCTGCGCAAGAAAGCCGTGATCGACGAGCGTATTGCCAACGCGCCGAACGAGTGCGGCCTGCTGCTGGTGCTGAGCGGCAACGGCAAGGGCAAGAGCAGCTCTGCGTTCGGCATGCTCGCGCGGGCCATGGGGCATGGCATGCAATGCGGCGTGGTGCAGTTCATCAAGGGGCGCAACAGCACCGGGGAAGAACTGTTTTTCCGTCGCTTCCCGGAGCAGGTGCGTTTTCATGTGATGGGGGAAGGATTTACCTGGGAAACCCAGGACCGCCAGCGCGATATCGCTGCTGCCGAAGCCGCCTGGGCGGTGTCGCGCCAGTTGCTGGGCGATCCGTCCATCGGCCTGGTCGTGCTCGATGAACTCAATATCGCCCTCAAGCATGGATACCTGGACCTGGACCAGGTGCTGAGCGACCTGCAGGCCCGCCCGCCCATGCAGCATGTGGTGGTGACCGGGCGTGGCGCCAAGCCGGAAATGATCGAGTTGGCGGATACCGTCACCGAGATGGGCATGATCAAGCACGCCTTCCAGGCCGGCATCAAGGCGCAGAAGGGCGTCGAGCTGTGAGCGATGCCCGCATGCACAGCCGCCAGTGCCCGGCCGTCCTGATCGCAGCCCCTGCCTCGGGGCAGGGCAAGACCACCGTCACCGCCGCGCTGGCCCGGTTGCATCGCACCCAGGGGCGCAGGGTGCGGGTATTCAAGTGCGGTCCGGATTTTCTCGATCCGATGATCCTGGAGCGCGCCAGCGGTGCGCCGGTCTATCAGCTGGACATGTGGATGGTCGGCGAGCAGGAAAGTCGACGGCTGTTGTGGGAAGCCGCCGGGGAGGCGGACCTGATCCTGATCGAAGGCGTGATGGGGCTTTTCGACGGCACACCGTCCAGTGCCGACCTGGCGCGGCATTTCGGTGTACCGGTGCTGGCGGTGATCGACGGAACGGCCATGGCCCAGACGTTCGGCGCCCTGGCCCTGGGCCTGGCGCGTTATCAAGCGGACCTGCCGTTTGCCGGGGTGCTGGCCAACCGGGTCGGCACCTTGCGGCATGCGCAACTGCTCGAAGGCAGCCTGACCGAAGGGCTGCGCTGGTACGGCGCGTTGTCCCGGGAGACCGGTATCGAATTGCCCAGCCGTCACCTCGGCCTGGTCCAGGCCAGTGAGCTGAATGATCTGGATCTGCGCCTCGATGCTGCCGCCGAGGCCCTGGCGAGCAGTTGCGAAGTGACGCTGCCGCCGGCCGTGACGTTTGCCGCACCCGAGGTGGTGGCCGTGCAACCCTGGCTCGACGGCGTCCGTATCGCCGTGGCGCGGGACGAAGCGTTTGCGTTCACCTACGGCGCAAGCCTCGACCTGCTGCGGGCCATGGGCGCGCAGTTGAGCTTTTTCTCTCCGATCCATGACACGACGCTGCCCGAAGCGGACAGCCTCTACCTGCCTGGCGGTTACCCGGAGCTGCACCATGTCGCCCTGGCCCGGAACGCGTCGATGCTGGCGGCGATCCGGGCTCACCATGAGGCCGGCAAGCCCTTGCTGGCCGAATGCGGCGGCATGTTGTACCTGCTGGATTCGCTGACCGATGTCGAAGGTACTCGCGCCGAGCTGCTGGGCCTGCTGGCCGGCGAGGCGCAGATGCAGAAACGCCTGGCGGCCCTGGCCCTGCAAGCGGTGGAGCTGCCGGAAGGCACCTTGCGGGGCCATACCTACCATCATTCGCTGACCAGCACCGATGTTGCGCCGATCGCTCGTGGCCAGAGTCCCAATGGCGGGCGTGGAGCCGAGGCGGTTTTCCGGCAGGGGCGGATGACGGCTTCCTATGTTCACTTCTATTTTCCATCGAACCCGAGGGCGATCGCCGCGCTGTTCGCGCCGGTCCCCGAGGCCGCTTTCGCGAACACGTTCGATCACCTGACTCCAGTGGAAGCGGGCTTGCTCGCGAAAAGGCCATGACCGACAACGCTTTCTCCCAGGCCGAACGCGACGCCATCTACCGCGCCATCGCCGAGCGCCGCGACATGCGCCACTTCGCAGGTGGCTCGATTGAGCCGGCCTTGCTGCGGCGCCTGCTGGAAGCGGCGCATCAGGCTCCCAGCGTGGGCCTGATGCAGCCGTGGCGATTCATTCGCATCAGTGACCGCGCCCTGCGCGGCAATATCCGGCAGTTGGTGGAAGAGGAACGTGTTCGCACCGCCGAGGCCCTGGGCGAGCGTAGCGATGAGTTCATGAAGCTCAAGGTCGAAGGCATCGACGACTGCGCCGAAGTGTTGGTGGCCGCGTTGATGGATGATCGCGAGCGGCATATCTTCGGGCGTCGGACCTTGCCGGAAATGGATCTGGCCTCGCTGTCCTGCGCCATCCAGAACCTGTGGCTGGCCGCCCGTGCCGAAGGGTTGGGGATGGGCTGGGTGTCGTTGTTCGAGCCCCAGGCCCTGGCCGACCTGCTGGGGTTGCCCGTCGGCGCCAAGCCCCTGGCGATTCTGTGCCTGGGGCCGGTGCAGAGCTTTTACCCGGCTCCGATGCTCACCCTGGAGGGCTGGGCGCAATCGAGGCCGCTAAATGAACTGCTTTATGAAAACCGTTGGGGCGTGAGCTCATGAGCGTGGCACTGCTCAGCGCTGCTGCGGTGGCGTTGGATGCGTTGCTGGGCGAACCTCGACGCTGGCATCCGCTGGTGGCGTTCGGCGGATTTGCCGATCGCATCGAACAACGTTTCAACGCGGGCGGGCGCGGCTGGCGCAGCCACGGTGTCACGGCGTGGTTCATCGCCGTGGTGCCGTTGACCTTGCTGGCCACGGCCTTGTCCTGGGCCCCCCTGGTGGGTTGGCTGGTGGACATCCTGGCATTGTACTGCGCCCTCGGACTGCGCAGCCTGGGGGAACATGTCGAGCCGGTAGCCCGGGCGTTGCGCAGTGGGGACCTGGACGAAGCGCGTCGGCGGGTGGGCTATCTGGTCAGCCGTGAGACCCGTGAGCTGGACGAAACCGCTGTCGCGCGCGCTGCCACCGAATCGGTGCTGGAGAATGGCAGCGACGCGGTATTCGCCGCCTTGTTCTGGTTCGCCGTGGCCGGCGCGCCCGGCGTGGTGTTGTACCGCTTGAGCAATACCCTCGATGCGATGTGGGGCTACCGCAACGAACGCTTCGAGCGGTTCGGTTGGGCTGCGGCCAGAATCGATGATGGCCTCAATTACATTCCGGCGCGGCTGGTGGCGTTGACCTACGCGTTGCTGGGGAAAACCCGAGTGGCGCTGCGGTGCTGGCGTCGCCAGGGGCCGACCTGGGACAGCCCCAACGCCGGGCCCGTCATGGCGGCCGGTGCCGGGGCGCTTGGGGTCGAGCTGGGAGGCGCGGCGGTTTACCACGGCGAGCTGCACCAGCGTCCGCCTTTGGGCGAGGGCGTTCCGGCGAGCGCCGATTCCATCGATCGCGGCTGGCAACTGGTCCAGCGCGGCGTATGGTTGTGGTTGCTGATCCTCTGCCTGGGAGCCGAGTTTTATGCTTGAGCACGGTGGGCGCCTGCGCAACGCGGCCCGGCAATACGGTATTGCCGAGGCGCAATGGCTCGATCTGTCCAGCGGCCTGGCGCCCTGGCCGTTCGAGGTTCCGGCGATTCCACTGCGCGCCTGGGCCCGGCTGCCTGAGACGGATGATGGGCTGGAACAGGCGGCCCGCGATTATTACGGCGCTGAGCATGTGCTGCCGGTGGCAGGTTCCCAGATGGCCATCCAGTTGTTGCCCCGCCTGCGTCGCACCGGCAAGGTCGGCGTGCTGTCGCCCTGTTACGCCGAGCACGCCGAGGCCTGGCGCCGAAGTGGCTACATCGTGCGGGAAGTGCTGGAAGCGGAAGTGGATTTCTTCCTCGACAGCCTCGATGTGCTGGTGGTGGTCAACCCGAACAACCCCACGGGCCTGAGCCTGAGCCCGGAGCGTCTGCTCGACTGGCATGCCCGGCTGGCCCAGCGCGGTGGCTGGCTGGTGGTCGATGAAGCGTTCATGGATGTCACGCCGCAACTGAGCCTGGCGGCCCATGCCCATCAGGTTGGTCTGATCGTGCTGCGTTCGTTCGGCAAGTTCTTTGGGCTGGCCGGAGTTCGCCTGGGCTTTGTATTGGCCGAGCGGCACTTGCTCAGGTTGTTGGCCGAACAGGTCGGGCCATGGGCCGTCAGCGGGCCGACGCGGGTGCTGGGGCAGGCCTGTTTGCTGGACCATGCCGCTCAGGTCCGCCAGCGACAGCGCTGTGAAGTCACCAGCCAGCGCCTGGCGCTGACCCTGGAGCGTCATGGCTTCAAGCCCCAGGGCGGCTGCGGGCTGTTCCAGTGGCTGGTGACCGAGCATGCCCAGGTGCTTCACGATTTCATGGCCCGCCGCGGCATTCTCCTGCGCTTGTTTTCCCACAACAGCAGCCTGCGGTTCGGGCTTGCAGCCGACGATGCAGAATTCCTGCGCCTCGAACAGGCGTTAGAGGCCTACACCAAGGATCTTCCATGACCACTTTGATGGTGCAGGGCACCACATCCGATGCCGGCAAAAGTACCCTGGTGACGGCGCTGTGCCGCTGGGTCCGCCGCCAGGGCGTCAGCGTGGTGCCGTTCAAGCCGCAGAACATGGCGCTCAACAGCGCGGTGACCGCCGATGGCGGCGAAATCGGGCGCGCCCAGGCGGTACAGGCCCAGGCCGCAGGCCTTGAGCCCCATACCGACATGAACCCGGTGCTGCTCAAGCCCAACAGCGACACCGGGGCCCAGGTCATCATCCATGGGCGTGCCGTGACCACCATGAACGCCGTTGCCTATCACGATTACAAAGCCATCGCGATGCAAGCGGTATTGGCCTCTCACCGGCGGTTGAGCGAGGCCTATCCGGTGGTGATGGTGGAAGGTGCGGGATCGCCGGCGGAAATCAATCTGCGGGCCGGCGACATCGCCAACATGGGCTTTGCCGAAGCGGTGGATTGCCCGGTCCTGCTGATCGCCGATATCAATCGCGGCGGGGTCTTCGCCCATCTGGTGGGCACCCTGGAATTACTGTCGCCCAGCGAGCAGGCGCGGGTGAAAGGCTTCGTCATCAACCGATTTCGCGGCGACATCGCCTTGCTGCAGCCGGGCCTGGATTGGCTTGAGGCGCGTACCGGCAAACCGGTTATTGGCGTGTTGCCCTACGTGACGGATCTGCACCTGGAGGCCGAGGATGGCCTCGACCAGCGCCAGGCCGACAAGGTCGGGCAGGTGCTCAAGGTGGTGGTGCCGGTGTTGCCGCGCATCAGCAACCATACCGATTTCGATCCGTTGCGCCTGCACCCGCAGGTGGACCTGCAATTCATCGGCCCTGGCCAGGCCATTGCGCCGGCCGACCTGATCATCCTGCCCGGTTCGAAAAGCGTGCGCAGCGACCTGGCCTATTTGCGTGCCAACGGCTGGGAGGCGGCTATCCAGCGTCACTTGCGCTATGGCGGCAAACTGCTGGGGGTCTGCGGTGGTTTGCAGATGCTCGGCCAGCAGGTCCACGACCCGCTGGGGCTGGAGGGCGCGGCGGGCTCCAGTGCGGGGCTGGGTTTGCTGGCCTTTGAAACGACGCTGGAGCACGAAAAACAACTGCGTAATGTCCGCGGGCGATTGGCCTTGGAAGAGGCTGAGGTCAGCGGCTATGAGATTCACGCGGGGGTAACCACTGGACCGGCCCTGGAAAACGCAGCGGTGTACTTGGAGGACGGCCGTTGCGACGGCGCGAAAAGTCTCGATGGACAGATTGTCGGCACCTACCTGCATGGACTGTTCGAATCTCCCCAGGCCTGCAGTGCGTTGTTGCGCTGGGCTGGGCTACAGGATGTGCAGGCAGTGGATTACCACGGCTTGCGCGAGCGGGACATCGAGCGGTTGGCGGATCTGGTGGAGCGGCATCTGGACACTGGGTTGTTGCGTGAACTCTGCGGGATCTAGGGTGGCTGTGCCGGCCTCATCGCGGGCAAGCTCGCGTCCACATTGGATTTCTGATGACCACAGAATTCATGAACCCACAGGATCAACTGTGGGAGCGCGCTTGCTCGCGATGGCGCCAGTCGCCACACCGCCAAATAAAGGTAATGACTCATGCTCCAACTGATCCTCGGCGGCGCCCGCTCCGGCAAGAGTCGCCTGGCGGAAAAACTCGCCACGGACACTCAATTACCCGTGACCTACATCGCCACCAGCCAACCCCTGGACGGCGAGATGAACGCACGGGTCGCCCAGCACCGCGCCCGTCGCCCGGCCGAATGGGCGCTGGTGGAAGAACCCTTGGCCCTGGCCCGGGTGCTACAGGAAAACGCCGCACCCGGGCAATGCCTGCTGGTGGATTGCTTGACCCTGTGGTTGACCAACCTGCTGATGCTCGACGACGCCGAGCGGTTGAATGCAGAACGCGATGCGCTGCTGGACTGCCTTGCTGCGCTGCCCGGCGACATCATTTTTGTCAGCAACGAGACCGGCATGGGTGTCGTGCCGCTGGGTGAGTTGACTCGCCGTTATGTCGATGAAGCCGGTTGGCTGCATCAAGCCTTGGCCGAACGGTGTCAGCGTGTCGTGCTGACCGTCGCCGGCCTGCCCCTGACTCTCAAAGGTACTGCGTCATGACTCACCGCTGGTGGCTGGACCCCTGCAAGCCCCTCGATACCCAGGTCCTGGAACAGGCCGCGGCTCGTCAGCAACAGCTGACCAAACCGGCCGGCTCACTCGGCCGGCTGGAGTCGGTGGCGGTGCAACTGGCGGGGTTGCAAGGGCAGCTCAAGCCGAGTCTGGATCAAGTCTGGATCGCGATTTTTGCCGGCGATCATGGAGTCGTGGCCGAGGGCGTATCAGCCTTCCCTCAAGAAGTGACCGGGCAGATGCTGCTCAACTTCGTCAGCGGCGGCGCGGCCATCAGTGTCCTGGCGCGGCAACTGGAGGCCCGGCTGGAAGTGGTGGACCTGGGCACGGTGACGCCGTCGCTCGAATTGGCGGGTGTCAGGCATCTGCGGGTCGGGCCTGGTACCGCGAATTTTCTCCATGGCGCGGCGATGACCCCGAAGCAGGGCGTGCAGGCTTTGCAAGCGGGGCACGACAGCGTGGCGCGCGCGGTCGAGGTCGGCACGCAGTTGTTCATCGGTGGCGAAATGGGCATCGGCAACACCACCGCGGCCAGCGCCCTGGCTTGCGCCTTGCTGGATTGCCCGGTGACTCACCTGGTGGGGCCGGGTACGGGACTGGACGCGGCGGGTATCAGCCGCAAGGCGCTGGTCATCGAACGCGCCCTGGCGTTGCATGGTGCCCAGGGCAACGACCCGCTGCAGACGCTGTTCAACCTGGGCGGTTTTGAAATCGCAGCGCTGGTCGGTGCCTACCTGGCCTGTGCCCAACAAGGTGTCGCGGTGCTGGTGGACGGTTTCATCTGCAGTGTCGCGGCATTGGTGGCGGTGCGGCTCAATCCGGGCTGCCGGCCATGGCTTCTGTTCGCCCATCGCGGTGCCGAGCCAGGGCATCTCCATGTGCTGGAAACCCTCGGAGCCGAACCGCTGCTCGATCTGGGCCTGCGCCTGGGCGAGGGCAGCGGCGCGGCGCTGGCGGTGCCGCTGTTGCGCCTGGCTTGTGGCCTGCACGGGCAGATGGCGACGTTTGCCGAGGCCGCCGTGGCGGATCGCCCGGCATGACCTTGCGCCTGGACCTGTTGCGTCACGGCGAAACCGAGCTGGGAGGCGGGCTGCGAGGCAGTCTCGACGATGCCCTGACGGCCAAGGGGTGGGAGCAGATGCACACGGCCGTCGCTCAAGGCGGGCCCTGGGATCGGCTGGTGAGTTCACCCTTGCAGCGCTGTGCCCGTTTCGCCGAACAACTCGGCGCCCGGCTCAACGTGCCGGTGCACTTGGAAAAAGACCTGCAAGAGCTGCATTTTGGCGCCTGGGAAGGTCGCAGCGCAGCGGCGTTGATGGACACTGATGCCGAGGCACTGGGCCAGTTCTGGGCCGATCCCTACCGGTTCACCCCGCCCGACGGCGAGCCGGTACTGGCGTTCTCGACACGGGTCCTGGCGGCGGTGGACCGTCTGCATGCGGCCTATGCGGGGCAGCGCGTCCTGCTGGTCAGTCATGGCGGTGTGATGCGATTGCTGCTGGCTCGTGCCCGGGGGCTGCCACGGGAGCAGTTGCTCAACGTCGAAGTGGCCCATGGCGCGCTGTTTTCACTGCGCGTGTCCTCCGGTTCGGTTCTGGCGGAGATGACCTGACGATGTTGTCGTTCTGGATCGCCTTGCAGTTCCTCAGCAGCCTGCCGGTTCGTCTGCCCGGCATGCCCGAGCCGACGCAGCTCGGTCGGTCGCTGTTGTTCTATCCGTTGGTGGGGGCGTTGTTCGGCGCATTGCTGTGGATCCTCAGCGCTGCGCTGTCCGGAGCGCCGCCACTGCTTCACGGAGCCCTGCTGCTGACGGCGTGGGTGCTGCTCAGTGGCGGCCTTCACCTGGATGGTCTGGCCGACAGCGCCGATGCGTGGCTCGGTGGTTTTGGCGACCGGGAGCGTACGCTGTCGATCATGAAGGACCCTCGCAGCGGCCCCATTGCCGTGATCACGCTGGCACTGGTGTTGCTGCTCAAGTTCACTGCGCTGCTGGCGCTGATCGAGCAAGGCCAGGCCGTTGCCCTGATCATCGCGCCGGTTCTGGGACGTTGTGCGCTGCTGGGCCTGTTCCTGAGTACGCCTTACGTGCGAGCTGGCGGATTGGGCCAGGCACTCGCCGATCACTTGCCACGAGACGCGGGCTGCAAAGTGCTGTCGATCAGTGTGCTGGGCTGTGTTCTGCTGACGGGGTGGACGGGGATCCTGGCATCGATCATCGCGACTGCTGTGTTTATCGGCCTGCGGCACATGATGCTGCGCAGGCTCGGGGGTTGCACTGGAGACACGGCCGGGGCGTTGCTGGAGCTGCTGGAA
This genomic interval carries:
- the cobT gene encoding nicotinate-nucleotide--dimethylbenzimidazole phosphoribosyltransferase — protein: MTHRWWLDPCKPLDTQVLEQAAARQQQLTKPAGSLGRLESVAVQLAGLQGQLKPSLDQVWIAIFAGDHGVVAEGVSAFPQEVTGQMLLNFVSGGAAISVLARQLEARLEVVDLGTVTPSLELAGVRHLRVGPGTANFLHGAAMTPKQGVQALQAGHDSVARAVEVGTQLFIGGEMGIGNTTAASALACALLDCPVTHLVGPGTGLDAAGISRKALVIERALALHGAQGNDPLQTLFNLGGFEIAALVGAYLACAQQGVAVLVDGFICSVAALVAVRLNPGCRPWLLFAHRGAEPGHLHVLETLGAEPLLDLGLRLGEGSGAALAVPLLRLACGLHGQMATFAEAAVADRPA
- the cobC gene encoding alpha-ribazole phosphatase family protein, which codes for MTLRLDLLRHGETELGGGLRGSLDDALTAKGWEQMHTAVAQGGPWDRLVSSPLQRCARFAEQLGARLNVPVHLEKDLQELHFGAWEGRSAAALMDTDAEALGQFWADPYRFTPPDGEPVLAFSTRVLAAVDRLHAAYAGQRVLLVSHGGVMRLLLARARGLPREQLLNVEVAHGALFSLRVSSGSVLAEMT
- a CDS encoding adenosylcobinamide-GDP ribazoletransferase, encoding MLSFWIALQFLSSLPVRLPGMPEPTQLGRSLLFYPLVGALFGALLWILSAALSGAPPLLHGALLLTAWVLLSGGLHLDGLADSADAWLGGFGDRERTLSIMKDPRSGPIAVITLALVLLLKFTALLALIEQGQAVALIIAPVLGRCALLGLFLSTPYVRAGGLGQALADHLPRDAGCKVLSISVLGCVLLTGWTGILASIIATAVFIGLRHMMLRRLGGCTGDTAGALLELLEMAVLVGLALA